The region TCAGCTGGGTACTTAGCGATATTGCGATGAATATCAGCAAGTGTTTTATCGGATAGTTGAAGAGTTGTTGTCATTAAATAATCCTTGGCACGCTCTATTAGCGGTCAATCTCCCCGAACACAATATCTTGGGTACCAATAATGGTTACCGCATCAGCAAGCATGTGGCCACGTGACATCTCATCCATTGCTGAAAGATGAACGAAGCCAGGTGCACGAATCTTCATGCGGTAGGGCTTATTAGCGCCATCAGAAATCAAATAGATACCGAACTCACCTTTGGGATGCTCAACTGCGGAATACGCTTCACCATTGGGAACATGCATTCCTTCGGTAAATAATTTGAAGTGGTGAATCAACTCTTCCATATTGGTTTTCATATCAACGCGCTTTGGCGGAGAAACCTTATGGTTATCACTCATTACAGGGCCTGAATTTGCTTTCAACCAAGCAACGCACTGCTTAATGATGCGATTGGATTGACGCATTTCTTCCATGCGTACCAAGTAACGATCGTAAGAATCGCCATTCACGCCTACAGGAATATCAAAATCTAAGCGGTCATAGACTTCGTAAGGCTGCTTCTTACGTAAATCCCACTCAATGCCAGACCCTCTTAACATAGGGCCGGTAAAGCCAAGCTGTAAGGCGCGCTCAGGAGTAACAATACCGATATTGACTAAGCGTTGCTTCCAGATGCGGTTGTCGGTCAAGAGATTGCAATATTCATCTACGTTGGCATCAAAGCCATTAGTAAATTGATCAATAAAATCTAGCAATGTGCCGCTGCGATTTTCATTCAAACGCTTAATAGCGGATGCACTACGAATCTTAGACTTGCTGTACTGAGCCATTTGGTCTGGCAAATCGCGATAAACACCACCCGGGCGATAGTAAGCAGCATGCATACGCGCACCAGAAACCGCTTCATACATATCGAAAATATCTTCACGGTCACGGAATGCGTACAAAAACACGGCCATCGCACCGACGTCTAGGCCATGACAACCGATCCAGAGTAAATGATTTAACAGTCTTGTTAACTCATCAAACATGACGCGGATGTACTGCGCGCGTAATGGAACGTCAACCTGTAATAACTTTTCAATCGCGAGCACATAAGCATGCTCATTTGACATCATCGACACATAATCCAAACGATCCATATAAGGAACGTTTTGAATCCAAGTGCGTGTTTCGGCTAATTTTTCAGTCGCACGATGTAACAAACCAATATGTGGGTCTGCACGCTGAATAACCTCACCATCGAGCTCAAGTACTAAGCGCAATACGCCGTGAGCAGCAGGATGCTGAGGACCAAAATTGAGGGTGTAGTTCTTAATTTTTGTCATGACTTAAACCGGATCTCCGTACTGCTCTTCGCGAACGATACGAGGAGTAATCTCACGAGCCTCAATGGTGACAGGCTGATAGACCACACGCTTTAACTCAGGGTCATAGCGCATTTCAACATTGCCACTAATTGGGAAATCTTTTCTGAATGGGTGACCAATAAAACCATAGTCAGTCAAAATGCGACGTAAGTCTTCATGGCCTTCAAAAATAATGCCGTAAAGATCGAATGCTTCGCGCTCAAACCAATTAGCAGAACTCCAAACCGGAGTAATGGATGCGACTAATGGATAGCTATCATCTGGAGCAAACACACGAACACGCAAGCGCCAGTTGTGCTCAAGTGAGAGTAAATGACTTACCACTCCAAAGCGCTGGCCATTCCATGCGCCATCGCGAAAATCTTGGTAGTCAACGCCACACAAATCAATTAATTGCTCAAACGCTAATGAAGGATCATCACGCATGAGCATGGCAGATTCAAAATAAGTATCTGCATTAACAACAACAGTCACTTCGCCTAGGGCAATCTCGATTGACTGGACGCGCTTACCTAGAACTTTTTCTAAATTAGCAGCTAAATGAACTAAACGATCTGACATGATTTAGGCCTTCCGCGCAATCGTGCTTGTGCGAGCGATCTTAGATTGCAACTGAATAATTCCGTAGATCAAGGCCTCTGCAGTTGGGGGGCAGCCAGGAACATAAATATCCACTGGCACAATGCGGTCGCAGCCGCGCACAACTGAATAAGAGTTATGGTAATAACCGCCACCATTGGCACATGAGCCCATTGAAATAACCCAACGCGGCTCTGGCATTTGGTCATAAACCTTACGTAACGCGGGAGCCATTTTGTTGCAGAGAGTTCCAGCAACAATCATTAAATCGGATTGACGTGGAGATGGGCGGAAAACAACGCCAAATCGGTCTAAGTCATAGCGGGAAGCACCAGCATGCATCATCTCAACCGCACAACAAGCCAGACCAAAGGTCATTGGCCATAAAGAACCGTTGCGAGTCCAGTTAATCAACTGGTCTGCAGTAGTGGTAACAAATCCTTCTTTGAGAACGCCTTCTAATGCCATATCGATCACTCCCAGTCGAGAGCGCCCTTTTTCCAGATATATACAAATCCAACGATAAATTCCAAGAGGAAAATAACCATTGAGGCATAACCAAACCAGCCTATATCCCTAAGTGCAACACCCCAAGGGAAAAGAAAAGCGGTTTCTAAATCAAATAAGATAAAAAGG is a window of Polynucleobacter asymbioticus QLW-P1DMWA-1 DNA encoding:
- a CDS encoding NuoB/complex I 20 kDa subunit family protein, whose product is MALEGVLKEGFVTTTADQLINWTRNGSLWPMTFGLACCAVEMMHAGASRYDLDRFGVVFRPSPRQSDLMIVAGTLCNKMAPALRKVYDQMPEPRWVISMGSCANGGGYYHNSYSVVRGCDRIVPVDIYVPGCPPTAEALIYGIIQLQSKIARTSTIARKA
- a CDS encoding NADH-quinone oxidoreductase subunit C, coding for MSDRLVHLAANLEKVLGKRVQSIEIALGEVTVVVNADTYFESAMLMRDDPSLAFEQLIDLCGVDYQDFRDGAWNGQRFGVVSHLLSLEHNWRLRVRVFAPDDSYPLVASITPVWSSANWFEREAFDLYGIIFEGHEDLRRILTDYGFIGHPFRKDFPISGNVEMRYDPELKRVVYQPVTIEAREITPRIVREEQYGDPV
- a CDS encoding NADH-quinone oxidoreductase subunit D, coding for MTKIKNYTLNFGPQHPAAHGVLRLVLELDGEVIQRADPHIGLLHRATEKLAETRTWIQNVPYMDRLDYVSMMSNEHAYVLAIEKLLQVDVPLRAQYIRVMFDELTRLLNHLLWIGCHGLDVGAMAVFLYAFRDREDIFDMYEAVSGARMHAAYYRPGGVYRDLPDQMAQYSKSKIRSASAIKRLNENRSGTLLDFIDQFTNGFDANVDEYCNLLTDNRIWKQRLVNIGIVTPERALQLGFTGPMLRGSGIEWDLRKKQPYEVYDRLDFDIPVGVNGDSYDRYLVRMEEMRQSNRIIKQCVAWLKANSGPVMSDNHKVSPPKRVDMKTNMEELIHHFKLFTEGMHVPNGEAYSAVEHPKGEFGIYLISDGANKPYRMKIRAPGFVHLSAMDEMSRGHMLADAVTIIGTQDIVFGEIDR